A portion of the Paenibacillus hamazuiensis genome contains these proteins:
- a CDS encoding ABC transporter substrate-binding protein, whose protein sequence is MKKALQLSTSLALASSLLLSACTNDSASKPGNGAGTKLTFWTFNELHQKFFESMAESWNKANPNEQISLEATTFPYDDNHNKLLVALQSGTGAPDLADIEISKIGNFLKGEPQLVALNDIVDPEKGNLVMSRLDNYAKDGKYYGIDYHVGAEVIYYNKEILDKAGVNPDNIKTWDDYVQAGKQVVEKTGKPMTTLETTDQWSYWPLVVQHGSDLLDKDGKVIMNDGVNSEVLTFLQKLVKDKIAVVAPGGFHHAEEYYGFMNKGGAASLWMPMWYMGRFTDYMPDLKNKIVIKPMPVFKQGEKRSSGMGGTGTVITKQSKNEALAKKFLAYAKISKEGNIQIWKQLGFDPIRSDVWNDPALKEDNKFTAYFGKNIFDILTGVKSEIAATNIKEKTPAVSDAVKTKVMFQVLNDLKDPKQVLDEAAKSIK, encoded by the coding sequence ATGAAGAAAGCACTTCAATTATCGACATCCCTGGCTCTGGCTTCTTCGCTTTTATTGTCTGCGTGTACAAATGACAGCGCCTCCAAACCGGGAAACGGCGCAGGCACGAAGCTGACGTTCTGGACGTTTAACGAGCTGCATCAGAAATTTTTCGAAAGCATGGCGGAGTCGTGGAACAAAGCGAATCCGAACGAACAGATCTCGCTCGAAGCGACGACGTTCCCCTACGACGACAACCACAACAAGCTGCTAGTCGCGCTGCAGTCGGGAACGGGAGCCCCGGATTTGGCCGACATCGAGATCAGCAAGATCGGCAATTTCCTGAAGGGCGAGCCGCAGCTTGTGGCGCTGAACGATATCGTCGACCCGGAAAAAGGGAACCTTGTCATGTCGAGGCTCGACAATTACGCGAAGGACGGCAAATATTACGGCATCGATTATCACGTAGGCGCGGAAGTGATTTACTATAACAAGGAAATTCTCGACAAAGCCGGGGTGAATCCCGACAATATCAAGACGTGGGACGATTATGTGCAGGCCGGCAAGCAGGTTGTGGAGAAAACCGGCAAGCCGATGACGACTCTTGAAACAACGGATCAATGGTCGTATTGGCCGCTCGTCGTGCAGCACGGCTCCGATTTGCTCGACAAGGACGGCAAGGTGATTATGAACGACGGGGTCAACTCGGAGGTGCTGACGTTCCTGCAAAAGCTCGTGAAGGACAAAATCGCCGTCGTGGCGCCCGGAGGATTTCATCATGCCGAGGAATATTACGGTTTCATGAACAAAGGCGGCGCCGCGTCGCTCTGGATGCCGATGTGGTACATGGGCCGCTTTACCGACTACATGCCTGACCTGAAAAACAAAATCGTCATCAAGCCGATGCCGGTGTTCAAGCAAGGGGAGAAGCGCTCTTCCGGTATGGGCGGCACGGGTACGGTGATCACGAAACAATCGAAAAACGAAGCTCTGGCCAAAAAGTTTTTGGCCTACGCGAAAATTTCCAAGGAAGGCAACATTCAAATCTGGAAGCAGCTCGGCTTCGATCCGATCCGTTCGGACGTATGGAACGATCCGGCGCTGAAGGAAGACAACAAATTTACGGCTTATTTCGGCAAAAATATTTTCGATATTTTAACCGGGGTGAAAAGCGAAATCGCGGCGACCAACATCAAGGAGAAGACGCCCGCCGTATCCGACGCCGTCAAGACGAAAGTGATGTTCCAGGTGCTCAACGATCTGAAGGATCCGAAGCAGGTGCTTGACGAAGCTGCGAAAAGCATCAAATAA